The genomic region TTGGAGAGGACCAGGTCGCCCACATCGAACTTTCGCGCGAGGTCGTGAGGCGCTTTAATTTCTTGTACAAAAAAGACGTGTTAAAGGAGCCTCATCCTCTGCTTACTCATACTCCAAAAGTTCCCGGACTCGATGGCAGAAAGATGAGCAAGAGCTACGATAATTGCATCTATATATCCGACACCAAAGAGGTCGTTCATAAGAAGATTATGCCTGCGGTGACCGATCCGGCCAGAAAGAGGCGTGCCGATCCCGGACATCCCGAGGTCTGCATCATCCACGATTATCACAAACTTTATTCTTCGCCGGACGTTGTAAAATGGTGTGAGGACGGCTGCAGAAGCGCCGCGATAGGTTGCGTCGATTGTAAAAAGAAACTGCTGGAATATATGGACACCTTCTGGGACCCCATTCGCGAGCGCAGGGTGGAGATAGCAAAGCACCCGAAGAATGTCTGGGAGATAGCGCGCGAAGGGACCGGGCATGCGAGCAAGATAGCCAAGGGGACGATGGAGAAGGTCAGAGAGGCGATGAAGATCAGTTATTGATATGTCACAGCCATACCGGATAAATTTAGAGATATTCGAGGGCCCGATGGACCTTCTTATCTATCTTATCAAGAAGAACGACCTTGATATATACGATATCCCCATCGCCTTCGTCACCGAAGAGTATCTGAAATATATAAACACGCTCAAAGAGCTCAATATCGACTTTGCCAGCGAGTTCCTTGAAATGGCGGCGGAGCTTGCCCACATAAAATCTCAGACGCTTCTTCCAAAGGAAGAGGGCGCGGCTGAAGAGGAAGAGTCTGACCCAAGGGCGGACCTTGTCAGAAGGCTCATTGAATATCAGCGTTACAAGGAGGCGGCCAATAAACTTAACGATGGGAGGCTTCTTAACCGCGACGTCTATTCGGCGAACGTCCCGAAGGAAGATGATGAGCCAAGGGAGGAGAGCGTAGTAATAGAAGGTAACGCGTTCTTGCTACTGGAGGCGTTCAATGAGATGCTTGCCAAGCTCCCCAAGGAGATGGTCAAAAAGGCCCCTACGGTCGAGCGGATAAGCGTGAACGAACGCATTCTTCAGATAATAGATATGTTAAAGTTCGGGCAGACTAGGCCGATCACCGACCTCATGACCGCGCCTTTTGACCGGCATGTAATAGTGGCAACGTTCCTTGCGCTACTCGAGATGGTCGTGATGAAGATGATAAAGGTCTATCAAACAGGGCGCTTCGAGCCTATATATGTCACCGGCGCAGTTCAGGACGCGACCATTGATGATGCAAAGAAGATGATCATTAAAAGAGAGTCAATAAAGACGGAGGAAGTTAATGGAACTGATAAAACTTAAGGCTATTTTAGAATCACTTATACTCGTGACCGAAGAGCCGTTCACCTTAGGCACGATGACGCTCATACTTGAGAACGACGCTGTCACAAAGGCAGATCTTGAGACCGCGCTTGAAGAGATCAAGAAGAAATATGACGAGGACGATTCGTTCGGATTTTATCTTGCAGAAGTGGCCGGAGGTTACCAGTTCAGGACCAAGCCTTTCACATCCGAATATATCCAGAGGCTCAACATCCCGAAGCCTTCCAAGCTTTCGCAGCAGTCGCTCGAGACGCTAGCCATTATCGCATACAGACAGCCTATCGTCCGCTCAGAGATCGAGGAACTAAGAGGTGTGGACAGCGGAGGAGTGCTAAAGACGCTCCTTGAAAGAAACCTTGTTAAGATCATCGGTAAAAGAGATGAACCGGGAAATCCGCTCATATACGCAACAACAAGCAAATTCCTTGAGCTCTTCAATCTGACGAGCCTTAAGGACCTGCCTACATTACGAGATTACGA from Deltaproteobacteria bacterium CG11_big_fil_rev_8_21_14_0_20_49_13 harbors:
- the trpS gene encoding tryptophan--tRNA ligase, which gives rise to MNKTTTRVLSGMRPSGLLHLGNFHGALQNWVKLQDEHECFYFVADWHTLTTHYADLTELKPWVENILIDWLACGLDPKKSTFFIQSWVLEHAELHLLLSMMTPISWLERVPSYKEIRTQLSDRDLSTYGFLGYPMLQTADIVIYDANKVPVGEDQVAHIELSREVVRRFNFLYKKDVLKEPHPLLTHTPKVPGLDGRKMSKSYDNCIYISDTKEVVHKKIMPAVTDPARKRRADPGHPEVCIIHDYHKLYSSPDVVKWCEDGCRSAAIGCVDCKKKLLEYMDTFWDPIRERRVEIAKHPKNVWEIAREGTGHASKIAKGTMEKVREAMKISY
- a CDS encoding segregation/condensation protein A — encoded protein: MSQPYRINLEIFEGPMDLLIYLIKKNDLDIYDIPIAFVTEEYLKYINTLKELNIDFASEFLEMAAELAHIKSQTLLPKEEGAAEEEESDPRADLVRRLIEYQRYKEAANKLNDGRLLNRDVYSANVPKEDDEPREESVVIEGNAFLLLEAFNEMLAKLPKEMVKKAPTVERISVNERILQIIDMLKFGQTRPITDLMTAPFDRHVIVATFLALLEMVVMKMIKVYQTGRFEPIYVTGAVQDATIDDAKKMIIKRESIKTEEVNGTDKT
- the scpB gene encoding SMC-Scp complex subunit ScpB, which produces MELIKLKAILESLILVTEEPFTLGTMTLILENDAVTKADLETALEEIKKKYDEDDSFGFYLAEVAGGYQFRTKPFTSEYIQRLNIPKPSKLSQQSLETLAIIAYRQPIVRSEIEELRGVDSGGVLKTLLERNLVKIIGKRDEPGNPLIYATTSKFLELFNLTSLKDLPTLRDYEELERDHYKGAATPEEEQKPILEEISAAPFEQKWSTEDDTMLNDLTDSMKKLRRLEKDIFPKPVEQLVAVPNPETSATGEEDAGTPTEDTGESH